The proteins below are encoded in one region of Polynucleobacter sp. AP-Nino-20-G2:
- a CDS encoding GNAT family N-acetyltransferase produces MHNKLANGHLPGKPYMAGLVVPVRELHAGHREEILRHLLLLNEEDRRLRFGTQTPDEVIEHYVERLDFNKDAVFGSFDSQLHLVGMAHLAYLPKVEGQSQAAEFGVSVLPNGRGQGIGTALLARAAVHSRNTRIETLFVHCLANNKAMMHLAQKAGMRVEYAYGDADAYLKLPPANPATIVEEAANKQWADFDYALKENLKRSNEAWWWFLGRPTNAS; encoded by the coding sequence ATGCACAATAAATTAGCTAACGGTCACTTACCTGGTAAGCCATATATGGCGGGCCTCGTTGTGCCTGTTCGTGAACTTCATGCGGGCCATAGAGAAGAGATTTTGCGGCACCTTTTACTATTAAATGAAGAGGATCGTCGCTTGCGCTTTGGTACTCAAACGCCCGATGAGGTAATTGAGCACTATGTTGAGCGTCTGGACTTCAATAAGGATGCCGTATTTGGCAGCTTTGATTCTCAACTCCACCTCGTGGGCATGGCTCATCTGGCCTATCTACCCAAGGTTGAGGGTCAATCACAAGCTGCGGAGTTTGGAGTCTCTGTTCTCCCCAATGGCCGGGGGCAAGGGATAGGCACTGCCTTATTGGCCCGCGCCGCTGTGCATTCAAGAAACACCCGCATTGAAACTCTGTTTGTGCATTGCCTTGCGAATAACAAAGCCATGATGCATCTGGCCCAGAAGGCCGGTATGCGTGTTGAATACGCCTACGGCGATGCAGATGCTTACTTAAAACTGCCACCAGCTAATCCAGCAACGATTGTGGAGGAGGCCGCTAATAAGCAGTGGGCAGACTTTGACTATGCGCTTAAAGAAAACCTCAAGCGCTCTAATGAAGCGTGGTGGTGGTTCTTAGGAAGACCTACAAACGCTTCTTAA